ACGACACCAGCCCTGCCAGAGATTAACACTCCCACAGTCGACATTGGCCGCCCACCACTGCACCCACTCACCCCGGTCAAGCAGTTCGCCCCCGCCTTCCCCGAGcccctctctggcttcaactccCCCATCACCGCCGTCCCCCACGCCCTCCTCCAGCGCAGAGAGTCCAGGTCGCTCTCCAGACACAACCTGGACAGAATCAGAAGCATGTCAAAGTCCCGAGAGGTCCTGTCAGAGAGGATCCAGATGTCCAACTTGAAGAAGACGATGTCGAAGTCACGCGAGCGGCTCTTCGATGCACGGCTCGGTGCTTCGAAGTCCAGGGAGCGGCTGATGGGTCTGCGGTCCTTCTCCCAGTCGGTGGAGGCCCTGTCAGCCCTCTCGCAATTCAACCAGGAGAACGCCGTCTACCAGAGCTGCAACAACATCTTCGTGCCCATGATCACGCCCACCACCAAGGAGGCCGACGTCTGTAGGATGTACAAGAGCCTCGCCGCCATCGACCAGATCGACGAGTTCGACTGCACGCACAAGCTCGGCTACTTCGAGTCCAGACTATCCAAGGACGACGAAGACTACAACGACATCGTCACCAGACACAACACGAGCCTCAACTCCGTCATCGCAGTGCAGGACTCCAAGCCCGTCGTCAGCAACTACATGGTGAACGAGGCGAGActcagaggaggagggcgaggcggGCGCAGCACCGACATATGCGACAAGCGGTGCCCCCGCCACAACCACCGCCAGCCCGAGGCCCAGCCCACGCAGAAGATCCCGAAGGTGAACCGCGCCGAGCGCATGAAGCGAGAGGCCCAGCGGAGacgcaaggagaagaaggagagggagagagaggaaaaagagaggcagAAAGCACAGGCAATAGAGCACGCGGAAGTCATAGCTCGGAACAACAAAACCACGCACGAAAAGTCAGGCGAAAGTTCAAACTCTCCCGGCGGGCGGCGGCGGTCCTCGTCCCACGTGGAGCAGCGCCTCGCCGAGCGGCACGAGCGCCAACAGGAGAGGCTCGagaagcaggagaggaaaaacagcGCCATCCACAGAAAACGGGAGCCCACAGAGGCGCTCGACAAAAGCCCAGTCACCGAGAGAGTGCGGCCGGGGAAGATTTCGAGCGTGCTTGAGGTGCCGCAGGAACGCCCTCGCTGTACCATGCCAACCAGGAAGAACAGGACCAAGAAAACCTCCAACGCCGGGAGCGACGTGTCCCAAGCCTCCTCCCTCGAGAGCGTAGACGGAAACCTTGAGAGTCCACGCAGTCCAGCAAGACCCAAAAGACCGACGTCGCTGGACTTGCCGGAAATCAAGATTTTCCCCGAGGCGATATCTCCCGCGTCCCTCGCTGGAGACGTCAACGACAACGTCCTCAAAGAAGACTCTCGCAAGGAAATCGATGAGGCATACAACTCCCTGGAAGAGCCTGCCCTCAACAGGAGCCACAGCACGCCGAGCACCTCCCACACCGagaccaccacgcccaccaccaccacggacgcCAAGCACGAAGAAGTAAAACAAGAGCAACCCAAACCAAGGAGGAAGTTCGCTGAGCTCCTCGACAACCCGCTCTTCGTCAGGCAAGCAGAGATCAGCAACCAAAGCTGCGTCCAAAACACGCCTGACGCTGAGACTAGCGAAGACCCCGAGAAGGAGAAGATCCTGAAAGTCGAGTCTGAGCGCAGCGTGTTCGGCTCCTGCGAGTTGACCATTATCAAGGAGGAGGAACGACAGGCGCCGAAGAAGGCCGCCCCCTCGTACTTGCGCTCCATCTCCACGAGCAGCGACCTGGGCAGCATGGTCAGCGCCAGCAGCGAGTGTTCCCTGGAGCGAGAGGAGGGCGGCGGCCGCAGCCCAGCCACCGACGTCGATTCCTTGGAGTGGAGGAGTCGGACGCGCGCCATCAGCTTCCTCAACAACCCGTCCTCCCCGAGGCCCCGCGTCCTGTCCCGCTCCAACTCGATGCACCTGGACTCCCCCGTCAACCCGGCGCGGCCCTGGGGCAACCTGTGCGACGGCGCCGTGGCCCGCGCCATGGAGAAATTCAAGAAGCCCGAGGATCAGGCGGCAACCAAGAAGACCCGCCGCCAGTCCTCGCCCGTCATGTCCCCGTCGTCATCGCCGCGGCTGCACTGAGAGAACACCCAGGCCAACGTCATTCGTCTCTAAGAACTACTAGTCCACTGTCTACCCACCAAATATTGCTGCCTCAGTCATTACTGTTCAATCTAACGCGTAAAGACACGATGACCAATGGATAATACCAATGAATAACTAAGTCGATTAATCTCTCAAGGCATTAATTTAACCAAACGTGACGAAGGTAAACACGGCACGCGGCGCCCCTGCTAAGACACGTCCCTTGTCCGCCGGACCCTCGCCCCGGCAGCGGCCTGGACGCTGCCTCCCGAAATCGTCTTTCATCCCAGCACTCCGGAGCGCAGCAAGTTCCTCCCCGCGGCGAGGGCTTCACGGCATCATTCACCCTCCTTTTCAATGCCCGCCAAGCAAACAGACAGCTGACAATATAAATTTTCTCGTTTAGATTAATAATGACGCCAAAACTTAATTACTTGAGACGCCAAAGCTTACTGGTCATGTGCACAGCGTCCCGATCACTCCTCGAGCCCTAACCACAAGGCGCCGAGGCGCCACCCGCGACGAGGCGCTCATGTGATGCCTGCGTGCCTGTGtttgccttccctttctcatcGCAGACGTGCCTGCCGACGCGGTGCTTACAAAACGGGTATTTACACTTCTTGACGACACTGGTGCCGTGCCAACCCTGCCCTCCGCCCGGGAACCCAGCGACCGCTCCCAACACGCGCGACGCTCCCCTCAAACACTAACCATCAACGAGCCACACATTGCTTTCATGAGTGAGGCTAAAGCTGTCCCCAAACTTTGTCATGAGTAACTATGAGGTGAAAAAAGTGCCTTTTAGTGCACTTGAGTGTAAAAGTGCCTTTGGAAAGCTTAATTCAAAGTAGGTATTCGCGTGAAGTGCATCCCCAGGAGTGACCAGCCGTGCGGAGCCCGCCAGCTGCTGCACGGAGACGGGACCTCTGCCCTGCACCCTGGGACGCGCGCAGGACAGCCCCTCCCCCCAACGACACCCTGCCCAGTGCTGAAGCTTATGtaatcacacacacatatatatttaccGAACAATAAATCTCTACGAagcatatttttttgtatttcactcGACTTACAGCGGGCGAGGCGAGCTGCTTCATTGCCGAGACGAGGCGCTTCGCCTCGCCGCTAGTCATGTACAAGTGACTCACTGTGAGGGTTGTGTGCCTGCTCACGGCCTTCACGAGTAAGATGTATGAGAAGGAGACCTTTATCTCTTCTAATGTACGGACCGTAACACTTTTTCTAGCCTGTAGGAGTAGCCTCTAACAGCACCAACATTATACTCTGAGCGGTGCACGGCAGCAAGACTCCTGCCTCGAAGTCTCGCTTGCTGTGTGCGCACGCCTGTAGCCATTACCTTGTCAATACTGCTTTATGTGATAACACATTAACCTCCTTTGTGTGCATTACCAAACATATAAACATGTGGGATCCTGACTCTTCATTTATGTTTATGGAAATAAAAGTTTGACGACGATGCCAAGTGGCTTTAAATACTGCGAGATAGAACTGAATCACTCTTCCCAAACCTTCCACATATCTCTACCTCAACCATGAAACACATTACATGATACAAATGATATGGAGCAAGACCAATAGAGCAGAAGAAGGGCGATTGTCAGCTGTTTGAACGCCATCCTTCCCTGCCGGAGTCGCAGGGCCCGGGGGGTCAACTCCACTCGCGGAGGTTTCAAGGGAGGAGTGACACGCGTTGCCTGTGTTGTGTTCTTGCCCAGCCTCTAGATTCCCGAGTATCGCAGAGTGAGTTACGCTGACAGAACACTTATCTGAGAACCTTGTGGCTATAACGTGGTATAAATGACACTAGAAAGACCTGTAGCTGCCACTGGGTCTAGTTACGTCGTGGAGGCCGGCGTAGTACGGTTACCCAGACACACACGGCCGTCAGGTGAGCCTCAGACGTGAAGGTCATCGGTTTAAGCATCATCTGGACGGCTTGAGAGGACGTATGGAAGCTGCAACGGCCGACGGGGGGAAAATAAGGTAAAGTGAAAGGTAGATAATTGATTGTTGAGTGGTGGTTGCCtcgtgcctcccctcctcctcctcctcctcctcctcctccacacacacacacacacacacacacagaaggcctGTTATGGAAAGTTTCTGAGGTATATTATTAGGAGTTAcaagtgtatttatttttgttgtcttTGTTATATAATAGTGCTTTGGAGGACTGTTGAGACGCAGTGGCGTAGTTAGGCCTGGGCTTTCGGGGCTATTATAGCCCCGATGTTTTATGAATATCCCCGGATCTCaatgagtttctttttttttaaagaaaggcCAATAAATAACTGTTAATTTTTGTTAAGCTGTTAGGACTAGAAATTAGATTTCATAGATCTCGTCCGGAGATCACACGGTTTGTTCCCGTCCGGTTCACGTTCCTGTCACGTATTCACGGACACTCGACAGTCGCGAGATCGAACTTCgttgatataaaaataaataaaaaataagttaaaagctTAACAGTAAAAGAAGCTTTTAATACGTCTTTAACCCTGTATTAAATAAACTTGCAGCCTGCAGGAACTGATGACATGCAGGAGTAAAAACCAGCATCTAAATTTATAAAATGCTGTAGTAGAGTAGCAGGCTGCAGGAGATGACGCCTGACCGGCCACAGTACTTACTGTCGTGATGTGATTACCTGGGCTGTGACAACGGGGTTAACAGTACGTCTGTCGTAAGACAAATAAAGGCTCaaagttttttctttttctcagtttctagGTGagtaaagcaaaaaaacaaatcgATCGTTCCGTTGCCGCAGGAGTGTgaacagttatttttttcttcagactTGAGTTGTGGCTaccattaatattaatattatttacaaAATGAACTGCTTGATATACCTATTGAAGAAAAAGGGGTATTATATTGAACGTCTTGGCGGTCTAATTTACAGGCACGAAGAGTGCTGAGTTGTAGTTTTCATATCCTTGGTAACAGAATAAATTTAATGAAAACTAAATTAATTTGGGAAAGTCGTAGTTTCTGATTGCTAATTACTTGATGGTCACTTACTCAGATGT
Above is a window of Eriocheir sinensis breed Jianghai 21 chromosome 16, ASM2467909v1, whole genome shotgun sequence DNA encoding:
- the LOC126999549 gene encoding apical junction molecule-like, with the protein product MHTLPNPFLSSPRGQFAVVYHCRHRITGEEFAAKFSSRLRLGADCTSDILHEVGVCALLRQAKRTIQLSEVFRTETELVLVMEYAAGGDLQTLLDEDLVPYERDVISFTRQLLEGLVLVHDLSLVHLDIKPQNLVLMGEFPDCDVKLCDFEISRFLTPGREVREILGTPDYVAPEILLYEPITKKTDMWSLGVLVYVLLTGFLPFGGDTDQETFMQISRGELDFPEELFEDISAEAIDFIKRLLVRQPERRMSARECQNHEWMKKEVTRPTPCADVVPSVPTAAPTPTPAPAAPAPTTPAPTTSVSTNPVSTTPAVVIPTPLPIATPATNTITPAAPTPTPTPAAPTPIPTPAPASTTPKPTPPAPSVPTTPALPEINTPTVDIGRPPLHPLTPVKQFAPAFPEPLSGFNSPITAVPHALLQRRESRSLSRHNLDRIRSMSKSREVLSERIQMSNLKKTMSKSRERLFDARLGASKSRERLMGLRSFSQSVEALSALSQFNQENAVYQSCNNIFVPMITPTTKEADVCRMYKSLAAIDQIDEFDCTHKLGYFESRLSKDDEDYNDIVTRHNTSLNSVIAVQDSKPVVSNYMVNEARLRGGGRGGRSTDICDKRCPRHNHRQPEAQPTQKIPKVNRAERMKREAQRRRKEKKEREREEKERQKAQAIEHAEVIARNNKTTHEKSGESSNSPGGRRRSSSHVEQRLAERHERQQERLEKQERKNSAIHRKREPTEALDKSPVTERVRPGKISSVLEVPQERPRCTMPTRKNRTKKTSNAGSDVSQASSLESVDGNLESPRSPARPKRPTSLDLPEIKIFPEAISPASLAGDVNDNVLKEDSRKEIDEAYNSLEEPALNRSHSTPSTSHTETTTPTTTTDAKHEEVKQEQPKPRRKFAELLDNPLFVRQAEISNQSCVQNTPDAETSEDPEKEKILKVESERSVFGSCELTIIKEEERQAPKKAAPSYLRSISTSSDLGSMVSASSECSLEREEGGGRSPATDVDSLEWRSRTRAISFLNNPSSPRPRVLSRSNSMHLDSPVNPARPWGNLCDGAVARAMEKFKKPEDQAATKKTRRQSSPVMSPSSSPRLH